A section of the Methanosarcina mazei S-6 genome encodes:
- a CDS encoding nucleoside 2-deoxyribosyltransferase has translation MEKIIPSGQGKKSIFLSGSIRGGRQLLETYRFIYDALEEAGAEVLSWHVADPELEKTESKMTEQEIYARDLGLLEKSDALIAEVTVPSTGVGYEICRALVRKIPVLCLHMPDVAVSSMVLGNPDTLMEVRSYPDKEALKEIIIDFIRAL, from the coding sequence ATGGAAAAAATAATACCTTCGGGACAGGGTAAAAAAAGTATCTTCCTTTCGGGATCCATAAGGGGAGGAAGACAGCTGCTTGAAACATACAGGTTCATATATGATGCTCTTGAAGAAGCAGGTGCGGAAGTGCTCAGCTGGCATGTTGCAGACCCGGAACTGGAAAAAACAGAATCAAAAATGACTGAGCAGGAGATTTATGCCAGAGACCTCGGTTTGCTTGAAAAAAGTGATGCACTGATTGCAGAGGTAACTGTGCCGTCCACTGGCGTTGGGTATGAAATATGCAGGGCGCTTGTCCGAAAAATTCCCGTACTCTGCCTTCACATGCCAGATGTGGCAGTTTCATCAATGGTGCTGGGGAACCCTGATACTCTGATGGAAGTCCGGTCCTATCCAGATAAGGAGGCACTTAAAGAGATTATTATTGATTTTATCCGGGCTCTCTGA
- a CDS encoding cation diffusion facilitator family transporter, which yields MRSGFRRCCPAIQRFKKVQRILLIVLFLNLAVAFAKIIYGTLTSTLSMTADGYHSLFDGVSNIVGLVGSFIAARPPDKEHPYGHQKYETIASIFIALLLLYVGVEIFRHALDRFLIRSVPEVTAISFLVIIGTMCINYLVTRYEYRQGLALRSQVLIADSLHTKSDIYVSLSVILSLAAVKLGFPLLDPLIAVLISFLIFRAGFRIMKESSKVLLDMSRLEEDEICNLVLGVEGVLGCHKIRTRGGMGDIRIDMHVLVQADLTLEEAHLISHRVSKMLKAEYNDVTDVVVHLEPALPQGSYSKKTT from the coding sequence TTGAGGTCTGGATTCAGGAGGTGCTGTCCGGCGATACAGAGGTTTAAAAAAGTCCAGAGAATTCTTTTGATTGTACTCTTCCTGAACCTTGCAGTAGCTTTTGCTAAGATTATTTACGGGACTTTAACCAGCACCCTCAGCATGACCGCCGACGGCTACCATTCACTTTTCGACGGGGTATCCAATATTGTGGGACTTGTGGGAAGCTTTATTGCAGCACGCCCCCCCGATAAAGAGCACCCTTACGGGCACCAGAAATATGAAACCATAGCCTCTATTTTTATCGCCCTTCTCCTTCTTTACGTGGGAGTTGAGATTTTCAGGCATGCGCTTGACAGGTTCCTCATCCGGAGTGTACCTGAGGTAACAGCTATAAGTTTTCTTGTGATAATCGGCACAATGTGCATTAATTACCTGGTCACCCGCTACGAATACAGGCAGGGTTTAGCCCTGAGGAGCCAGGTTCTTATTGCGGACTCCCTGCATACAAAAAGCGACATTTATGTCTCCCTGTCAGTGATATTAAGCCTGGCTGCCGTAAAGCTTGGTTTTCCCCTTCTTGACCCTCTAATCGCTGTTCTTATATCTTTTCTTATTTTCAGGGCAGGGTTCAGGATCATGAAGGAAAGTTCAAAGGTACTTCTTGACATGTCCAGGCTTGAAGAAGACGAGATCTGTAACCTTGTTCTGGGAGTAGAAGGAGTTCTGGGCTGCCATAAGATCAGGACTCGCGGAGGCATGGGCGATATACGGATAGATATGCATGTGCTTGTGCAGGCTGACCTTACTCTTGAAGAAGCGCACCTTATTTCCCACAGGGTAAGCAAAATGCTGAAAGCCGAATATAATGATGTTACTGATGTGGTTGTGCACCTTGAACCTGCCTTACCCCAAGGATCATATAGCAAAAAAACCACTTAA
- the hisF gene encoding imidazole glycerol phosphate synthase subunit HisF has product MLTKRIIPCLDVTLDRAGGCVVKGVEFVDLKEAGDPVELAKRYNEDGADELVFLDITASAHGRETMIDVIERTADEVFIPLTVGGGISSIEAIRQILRAGADKVSVNTSAVKNPEFIKESSDIFGAQCIVTAIDCKRNTNVKDNPDKTILELEDGTPAWYEVVIYGGRKNTGIDAVQWAKRAEELGSGEILLTSMDRDGTCAGYDIPITRKLSEELDIPIIASGGVGNPQHIYEGFSDGKADAALAASIFHFGEYSIQEVKEFLKERKIPVRL; this is encoded by the coding sequence ATGCTCACCAAAAGAATCATACCATGCCTTGATGTAACCCTTGACAGAGCAGGCGGCTGTGTCGTCAAGGGCGTGGAGTTTGTGGACCTGAAAGAAGCCGGAGACCCTGTGGAGCTCGCCAAGCGTTATAATGAAGACGGTGCAGACGAGCTTGTTTTTCTGGACATCACAGCTTCAGCTCACGGCAGGGAAACCATGATCGATGTAATAGAAAGGACTGCAGACGAGGTATTCATCCCCCTTACAGTGGGGGGCGGCATCAGCTCGATTGAAGCTATCCGCCAGATCCTCAGAGCAGGTGCTGATAAGGTTTCTGTTAATACATCAGCAGTTAAAAATCCTGAATTTATCAAAGAATCTTCCGACATATTCGGAGCCCAGTGCATTGTTACTGCCATTGACTGCAAGCGAAATACCAATGTAAAGGACAATCCAGATAAGACCATTCTGGAGCTGGAAGACGGGACACCTGCCTGGTATGAAGTGGTAATTTACGGAGGCAGGAAAAACACGGGTATTGATGCAGTCCAGTGGGCAAAAAGAGCAGAGGAGCTGGGTTCAGGGGAAATCCTGCTCACAAGTATGGACAGGGACGGAACCTGTGCAGGGTATGACATCCCTATCACAAGAAAACTCTCAGAAGAACTTGATATCCCGATTATCGCCTCCGGAGGAGTGGGAAACCCCCAGCACATCTATGAAGGCTTTTCGGATGGAAAAGCCGATGCCGCCCTTGCAGCAAGTATCTTCCACTTCGGGGAATATTCGATACAGGAAGTAAAAGAGTTCCTCAAGGAGAGAAAAATCCCTGTCAGGCTCTGA
- a CDS encoding DUF3656 domain-containing U32 family peptidase: MKPAKPELLAPAGGMEALMAAVENGADAVYLGARAFSARGYASNFSEEEIENAIDYAHLRGVKVYVTVNTLLKEGEIESALMLLSRLREMGVDAIIIQDLGLISLSRKYLPDLPLHASTQMTLHNSVGAGFIKGLGIERIVLSREVSLEDIKTVKERNDVEIEVFIHGALCISYSGQCLLSSLIGGRSGNRGYCAQPCRKKYRLYCNGKQVKTTGSYLLSPKDLNTATALGPLIESGIESFKIEGRMKRPEYVAGVVRIYRRLIDRYLKDPAGYSVSEEEQETLTQLFNRGFTSGYFFENPRGKLMSRENPHNRGIPAGRVISYDRRTKHLRVKLSNSLRLGDGIMVENAETRPEDKGKIISSMYTEKGPVYSAERGEVVEIPFDSRAPSGSTVYRTHDKKLMDSLKKESESGSLRPKIHISLKATIVQGKPARLEVMDRDSNFVVVESGYLVEKAEKSPTSKAQIEKQLTKLGNTLFEAAELEVNTEEDIFIPVGQLNDLRTQAVSQLEKLRISKWKRETLEIFPLSAPGEKKAAEIKKPETTGGLEERGEKDRTKSQKPSERPLISVSVYSLEELEGALEGGADCVYFGEGLFRKPETAEKEKSFSKEGISGTDLDLIFESSVLKTRDAGRKIYFTTPKIVKDSEIKTVEELLSRAEKFGADGVIVSNLGTFSLAKEKGVPCVADSSLNIYNGYTFALLLENRAKMAVLSPELTLEEIKEVASKGPAECIVHGRLELMESEHCIAGGLLGGNKGQCSAPCRSGNFKLVDEKNYEFPLLMDYQCRTHLLNSRSLCMLEYVPALIESGISSLRIETLGMDGSAEEVRKITEKYRKAVDAYYKSGEKTKEKCEGLGKGFTTGHYFRGVQ; this comes from the coding sequence ATGAAGCCTGCAAAACCTGAACTGCTGGCTCCAGCCGGCGGCATGGAAGCTCTGATGGCAGCCGTAGAAAACGGAGCCGATGCTGTATACCTTGGAGCCAGGGCTTTTAGCGCCCGAGGATATGCATCCAATTTCTCAGAAGAGGAGATTGAAAATGCTATTGATTACGCCCACCTCAGAGGCGTGAAGGTATACGTAACAGTAAATACCCTGCTCAAGGAAGGGGAAATAGAAAGCGCCCTTATGCTGCTCTCCCGCCTGAGAGAAATGGGGGTAGACGCGATAATCATTCAGGACCTCGGGCTCATTTCCCTTTCCAGAAAATACCTCCCTGACCTTCCACTCCATGCGAGTACTCAGATGACCCTGCACAACAGTGTAGGTGCGGGGTTTATAAAGGGTCTGGGAATCGAAAGAATTGTGCTTTCACGGGAAGTTTCGCTTGAAGACATAAAAACGGTAAAAGAAAGAAATGACGTCGAGATCGAGGTATTCATACACGGAGCTCTCTGTATTTCATATTCAGGGCAGTGCCTCCTTAGCAGCCTGATAGGAGGAAGAAGCGGAAACAGAGGATACTGTGCCCAGCCGTGCCGCAAAAAGTACAGGCTTTACTGTAACGGGAAGCAGGTAAAAACTACAGGCAGCTATCTTTTGAGCCCTAAAGACCTTAACACGGCTACAGCCCTTGGGCCTCTTATAGAATCAGGGATAGAGTCTTTCAAAATAGAAGGCAGGATGAAAAGGCCGGAATACGTTGCAGGAGTTGTCAGGATCTACCGCCGCCTGATTGACAGATACCTGAAAGACCCTGCCGGATATTCAGTTTCCGAAGAGGAACAGGAGACTCTTACTCAATTATTTAACCGCGGATTTACCTCAGGCTACTTTTTTGAGAACCCGCGAGGAAAACTCATGAGCCGGGAAAACCCGCATAACCGCGGAATTCCTGCCGGCAGAGTTATCAGTTATGACAGGCGCACAAAACATCTCCGCGTAAAACTCTCAAACTCCCTCCGCCTGGGGGACGGAATAATGGTCGAAAACGCAGAGACCCGACCTGAAGATAAAGGAAAAATCATATCCTCGATGTATACTGAAAAAGGCCCTGTATACAGCGCAGAAAGAGGCGAAGTCGTAGAAATTCCTTTTGACTCAAGGGCGCCGTCAGGGAGCACAGTTTACAGGACACACGACAAGAAGCTTATGGACTCCCTCAAAAAAGAAAGCGAATCAGGGTCCCTGAGGCCAAAGATCCATATCTCCCTCAAAGCAACCATCGTTCAGGGTAAACCTGCCAGACTCGAAGTGATGGACAGAGATTCAAATTTCGTGGTAGTTGAGTCCGGGTATCTTGTCGAGAAGGCAGAGAAATCTCCAACCTCAAAAGCACAGATTGAAAAACAACTCACAAAGCTTGGGAACACTCTTTTTGAGGCAGCCGAACTGGAAGTAAATACGGAAGAGGATATTTTCATTCCCGTAGGGCAGTTGAATGACCTCAGGACACAGGCAGTTTCTCAGCTTGAAAAACTGAGAATATCAAAATGGAAACGGGAGACACTTGAAATATTTCCTCTCTCTGCACCCGGAGAAAAAAAGGCAGCAGAAATAAAGAAACCGGAGACGACAGGAGGATTGGAGGAGAGAGGAGAGAAGGATAGAACGAAATCGCAGAAACCTTCAGAAAGACCCTTAATTTCGGTTTCCGTATATTCCCTGGAAGAGCTTGAAGGGGCTCTTGAAGGCGGAGCAGACTGCGTTTACTTCGGAGAAGGGCTTTTCAGGAAACCAGAAACAGCCGAAAAAGAGAAAAGCTTCAGTAAAGAAGGGATTTCCGGAACTGACCTTGATTTAATTTTTGAAAGCTCTGTCCTGAAAACCAGAGATGCAGGCAGAAAAATATACTTCACTACTCCAAAAATAGTGAAGGACTCTGAAATAAAAACAGTAGAAGAGCTTCTCTCCCGTGCAGAAAAGTTCGGAGCCGACGGGGTTATTGTTTCAAACCTTGGGACATTCAGCCTCGCAAAAGAAAAAGGGGTCCCATGCGTCGCAGACAGTTCTCTGAATATTTATAATGGTTACACTTTTGCTCTACTTCTGGAAAATAGGGCAAAAATGGCAGTCCTTTCTCCCGAACTGACACTTGAAGAGATAAAAGAGGTGGCTTCTAAAGGGCCTGCGGAATGCATTGTGCACGGCCGCCTCGAACTGATGGAATCTGAACACTGCATCGCCGGCGGGCTGCTCGGGGGAAATAAAGGGCAGTGCAGCGCTCCCTGCCGCTCAGGAAATTTTAAGCTTGTGGATGAGAAGAACTACGAGTTTCCCCTTCTCATGGACTACCAGTGCAGGACTCATCTCCTAAACTCAAGGTCTCTCTGCATGCTCGAATATGTTCCTGCGCTTATAGAAAGCGGGATTTCAAGCCTGAGGATAGAAACCCTGGGGATGGATGGGAGCGCAGAAGAGGTCAGAAAAATTACGGAAAAATACAGAAAAGCCGTTGACGCATATTATAAGTCAGGAGAAAAGACAAAGGAAAAATGTGAAGGCCTCGGAAAGGGTTTTACCACAGGACACTATTTCAGAGGTGTACAGTAA
- the nrpA gene encoding transcriptional regulator NrpA, which produces MKIECPSCSPEEKVPHELIKFGISPLVHCLECGLVYIVSGLKVPEKISVRVFVNRIEHPFTHWVKLNAGELLREDEEIILDKVKTGYGSPFVITSLQIGVRRVPSALAEELDTIWARPLNEITFAKRRKIRQKHPMSFENITSTAGTSTASEYLEVVDES; this is translated from the coding sequence ATCAAAATAGAATGCCCCTCATGCTCACCTGAGGAAAAAGTCCCGCATGAACTGATAAAATTTGGGATAAGCCCACTGGTGCACTGCCTTGAGTGCGGGCTTGTTTACATTGTCTCAGGGTTAAAAGTCCCTGAAAAAATAAGCGTAAGGGTCTTCGTAAACAGGATAGAACATCCTTTCACGCACTGGGTAAAGTTGAACGCCGGAGAACTTCTGCGAGAAGATGAAGAAATAATTCTGGATAAAGTGAAAACCGGTTACGGAAGCCCATTTGTTATAACTTCGCTTCAGATTGGAGTCAGAAGGGTGCCTTCTGCCCTTGCCGAGGAACTCGATACAATCTGGGCAAGACCTCTGAATGAAATTACATTCGCAAAGAGAAGAAAAATAAGGCAAAAACACCCGATGTCCTTTGAAAATATTACATCCACAGCTGGAACTTCCACTGCTTCCGAATATTTGGAAGTAGTTGATGAAAGCTGA
- a CDS encoding MazG nucleotide pyrophosphohydrolase domain-containing protein, which yields MEISEFQKLMYELYAHNDIRRGGKATMLWLVEEVGELAEAIRREEPENIEEELADCFAWIGALANLYGVDLERAFLKKYPGVCPTCGKKPCICTD from the coding sequence ATGGAAATTTCCGAGTTTCAAAAGCTTATGTATGAACTCTATGCCCACAATGACATAAGGAGGGGCGGAAAGGCTACAATGCTCTGGCTGGTTGAAGAAGTGGGAGAACTTGCCGAAGCTATTCGCAGGGAAGAGCCCGAAAACATAGAAGAAGAACTTGCAGACTGCTTTGCCTGGATAGGTGCTCTTGCCAACCTTTACGGAGTAGACCTTGAAAGGGCATTCCTTAAAAAGTATCCTGGAGTCTGCCCCACCTGTGGGAAAAAGCCCTGCATCTGTACTGACTGA
- the ribB gene encoding 3,4-dihydroxy-2-butanone-4-phosphate synthase: MSENMAYECLKYSNENINRALEALRAGKMIQIYDSDSREGETDLVIPAKAVTYTDVKWMRKDAGGLICVAVDPVASKQLKLPFMADLVREASKTSDSLGEVVEKDGDLKYDAHSSFSLWVNHRDTRTGIPDIERALTIRKIGEITEESLSGNGVRFGNEFRTPGHVALLRAAEGLLDERMGQTELSVALARMAGITPAMVVCEMLDDDSGKALSKEKSKEYGKEHGLVFLEGREIVEAYLLWAGTDC; the protein is encoded by the coding sequence ATGAGCGAGAACATGGCCTATGAATGTCTGAAATATAGCAATGAAAATATTAACAGGGCTCTGGAAGCCCTGCGTGCCGGAAAAATGATCCAGATCTATGACTCGGATTCAAGAGAAGGAGAAACAGATCTTGTAATTCCTGCGAAAGCTGTCACTTATACTGATGTGAAATGGATGCGGAAAGATGCCGGTGGTCTTATCTGCGTGGCAGTGGACCCGGTGGCGTCAAAACAGCTTAAATTGCCGTTCATGGCAGACCTTGTAAGGGAAGCCAGCAAGACCAGCGACTCCCTTGGGGAAGTTGTTGAAAAAGACGGAGACCTCAAATACGATGCCCATTCCTCTTTCTCTCTCTGGGTCAACCACAGGGACACAAGGACAGGCATTCCTGACATTGAAAGAGCCCTTACAATCAGGAAAATAGGTGAGATCACAGAAGAATCCCTTTCAGGAAACGGGGTCCGTTTTGGAAACGAGTTCAGGACTCCAGGGCACGTTGCTCTCCTCAGGGCTGCCGAAGGGCTCCTTGATGAGCGCATGGGCCAGACAGAACTTTCGGTTGCACTTGCCCGTATGGCAGGAATAACCCCTGCGATGGTTGTCTGTGAAATGCTGGACGATGACAGCGGGAAAGCCCTTTCAAAAGAAAAATCAAAAGAATACGGAAAAGAACACGGGCTTGTCTTCCTCGAAGGGCGGGAAATAGTTGAAGCTTATTTGCTCTGGGCAGGTACAGATTGCTGA
- a CDS encoding pro-sigmaK processing inhibitor BofA family protein, protein MVVGITEISVLILAAVAAFLLYKVLKTATSLAINAVLGILSLIVVKFLLGLEIAITWVAVLVCAIGGIFGALVIIVLNYLKIAFI, encoded by the coding sequence ATGGTAGTTGGTATTACCGAAATCTCAGTATTAATTCTGGCAGCTGTAGCGGCATTTTTGCTATATAAAGTTCTCAAAACTGCCACCAGCCTTGCGATAAATGCAGTACTCGGAATCTTATCCCTGATAGTAGTAAAGTTTTTGCTGGGACTTGAGATCGCAATTACATGGGTGGCAGTCCTTGTCTGTGCAATTGGAGGAATTTTCGGAGCACTTGTAATAATCGTGCTCAATTATCTAAAAATAGCCTTTATATGA
- a CDS encoding NmrA family NAD(P)-binding protein, whose amino-acid sequence MNIILGATGQVGSMLVDNLLDKGQPVRAVVRDGLKAQGLKNKGVEVKIADYLDVEALKKAFQGGSSVFLLTPENPESENFINEIQRIISNYREAVLSSGISKIVGLSSMGAQHKSGTGNLMASYMLEHAFSDLEIEQVFVRPAYYFSNWLGYLELVREYGILPTFFPPELELPMIAPPDVAGFLSDVMTCKTQQERIYEISGPHDYSSSDIAKIFGDVLNKNLTLQQVLPEEWENTLIQAGFSKDGARNLMLMTKAVIDGKTKNETTNRLRFSTNFKNYLQSVILNMS is encoded by the coding sequence ATGAATATAATACTGGGAGCAACAGGACAGGTCGGCTCAATGCTCGTTGATAACCTTTTAGATAAAGGTCAGCCAGTAAGAGCTGTTGTTCGAGATGGTCTTAAAGCACAGGGCCTGAAAAATAAGGGTGTTGAGGTTAAGATTGCGGATTATTTAGATGTAGAAGCCTTAAAAAAGGCTTTTCAGGGTGGAAGTTCAGTTTTTCTATTAACGCCTGAAAATCCTGAATCTGAGAATTTTATAAACGAGATTCAAAGGATTATAAGCAATTACAGAGAAGCTGTTTTATCATCCGGGATTTCTAAAATTGTTGGCTTATCTTCCATGGGCGCACAGCACAAATCCGGGACAGGCAATCTGATGGCATCTTATATGCTTGAACATGCATTTTCCGATCTTGAAATTGAACAGGTCTTTGTCCGGCCTGCTTATTATTTCAGCAACTGGCTCGGATACCTGGAACTGGTCAGAGAATATGGAATACTGCCGACTTTTTTTCCACCTGAACTGGAGCTGCCTATGATTGCCCCTCCAGATGTTGCTGGTTTTTTATCTGACGTAATGACCTGCAAAACTCAGCAGGAAAGAATATATGAAATCTCCGGGCCCCATGATTATAGTTCTTCAGATATCGCCAAAATATTTGGAGATGTATTAAATAAAAATTTAACTTTACAGCAGGTGTTGCCTGAAGAATGGGAAAATACACTGATACAGGCAGGATTCTCAAAAGATGGGGCAAGGAATCTTATGCTTATGACAAAAGCAGTTATTGACGGAAAAACTAAAAACGAAACAACCAATCGGCTCCGTTTTTCCACAAATTTTAAAAACTATCTGCAAAGCGTCATATTAAATATGTCGTGA
- a CDS encoding winged helix-turn-helix domain-containing protein/riboflavin kinase: MPDIEYLKKLALIGAVNKTVKVSSSEFHKHTGDSSKTAARKLKQLEKERLIERELVPGGQLIKMTEKGIEILKNEYVEYSRIFSSEPDTLELEGNVLKGLGEGQYYINIPGYRTQFEEKLHFIPFPGTLNVQLSENSSALRNRLREMPSVRIDGFNDGERTFGGGNCYPVRVEGIDAAVVVPDRTHYPSDLIEIIAPVKLRDALKLKDGDRVVTQLKKQGMEGQK, from the coding sequence GTGCCGGACATTGAATACCTGAAGAAACTTGCCCTTATAGGGGCAGTAAATAAAACTGTTAAAGTCTCTTCGAGTGAGTTTCACAAGCATACGGGAGACAGTTCCAAAACCGCAGCTCGAAAGTTAAAACAGCTTGAGAAAGAGCGGTTGATCGAAAGAGAACTGGTGCCCGGTGGCCAGTTGATAAAAATGACAGAAAAAGGGATTGAAATCCTGAAGAACGAATACGTCGAATACAGCAGGATCTTTTCTTCAGAGCCCGATACTCTGGAGCTTGAAGGAAACGTCCTCAAAGGTCTTGGTGAAGGTCAGTATTATATAAATATCCCGGGGTACAGGACTCAATTTGAAGAAAAACTGCACTTCATCCCCTTCCCCGGAACCCTTAACGTGCAGCTCTCGGAAAACAGTTCAGCTCTCAGGAACAGGCTTCGAGAAATGCCTTCTGTCCGGATAGACGGTTTTAATGATGGAGAACGCACTTTCGGGGGTGGAAATTGTTATCCTGTCAGAGTAGAGGGCATAGATGCTGCTGTTGTAGTCCCTGACAGGACTCATTACCCTTCGGATTTAATTGAGATTATTGCACCGGTAAAACTCAGGGATGCCCTGAAATTGAAAGATGGAGACAGAGTTGTGACACAGCTGAAAAAGCAGGGTATGGAGGGACAGAAATGA
- a CDS encoding protein-L-isoaspartate O-methyltransferase: MPERRGIVLVNAVSEKDLGEDKRKREKEKECEKLRKLLVEGLEGFVIDEKVLQAMLRVPRHRFVPEYEQRAAYVDMPLEIGHGQTISAPHMVAMMCEILELAEGHKVLEIGAGSGYNAAVMSELVGKTGHIYTVERVEPLANFAKKNLKEAGYKNVTVLLENGSMGYPGYAPYDRIAVTCAAPNIPETLLEQLKPGGIMVIPVGSYSQELIRVKKDSTGKIYRKKKGDVIFVPMIGKHGFRRI; this comes from the coding sequence TTGCCAGAAAGAAGGGGGATAGTTCTGGTCAACGCAGTTTCAGAAAAGGACCTTGGTGAGGATAAAAGAAAAAGAGAAAAAGAAAAAGAATGTGAGAAGCTCCGCAAGCTCCTTGTAGAAGGTCTTGAAGGTTTCGTAATAGACGAAAAAGTGCTCCAGGCCATGCTCCGTGTCCCAAGGCACAGGTTTGTTCCGGAATATGAGCAAAGGGCAGCTTATGTAGACATGCCTCTTGAAATAGGCCATGGGCAAACAATATCTGCCCCCCACATGGTTGCTATGATGTGTGAAATCCTGGAGCTGGCTGAAGGGCATAAAGTTCTGGAAATTGGAGCAGGTTCAGGATATAATGCTGCAGTGATGTCAGAGCTTGTAGGAAAAACCGGGCATATTTACACTGTGGAGCGGGTAGAACCTCTTGCAAATTTTGCAAAGAAGAACCTGAAAGAAGCAGGGTATAAAAATGTTACAGTTTTACTTGAGAATGGGTCAATGGGTTATCCCGGATATGCCCCCTATGACAGGATAGCTGTAACATGCGCAGCTCCCAATATCCCTGAAACTCTCCTGGAACAATTGAAGCCCGGGGGTATAATGGTAATCCCTGTGGGGAGCTATTCCCAGGAGCTAATCAGGGTTAAAAAAGACAGCACAGGCAAGATATACAGGAAGAAAAAAGGCGACGTTATCTTTGTGCCTATGATTGGCAAACATGGCTTTCGAAGGATTTGA
- a CDS encoding HVO_0476 family zinc finger protein produces MMREIEVECPTCSPEEEVGHEVLKEGQSPLVRCLECGQVHAAKIKTPKSVSLKVIVSKKDTSNTYRTELDSETVLQVDEELVVDDEETGMVCPILITALDAGGKRVKVARAENTETIWGRAIDEVTVKFSAQEGTEKTEVIEKRVPGDYEFVVGAEERAGNTRLFITKIKIRDGNFRSRKGDAVLAKYVKRIFARKKGDSSGQRSFRKGPW; encoded by the coding sequence ATGATGAGAGAAATTGAAGTCGAATGCCCCACATGTTCCCCGGAAGAAGAAGTCGGGCATGAAGTTCTTAAAGAAGGGCAGAGCCCGCTTGTCCGATGTCTGGAATGCGGACAGGTACATGCAGCGAAGATAAAAACCCCAAAATCAGTCAGTTTGAAGGTTATAGTTAGCAAGAAGGATACTTCAAACACCTACAGAACCGAACTGGATTCTGAAACCGTTCTCCAGGTAGATGAAGAACTGGTTGTGGATGACGAAGAAACAGGAATGGTATGCCCTATCCTGATTACAGCCCTGGATGCAGGAGGAAAAAGGGTCAAAGTAGCCAGGGCAGAAAACACCGAAACAATATGGGGAAGAGCCATCGATGAGGTGACTGTAAAGTTTTCTGCACAGGAAGGAACTGAAAAAACAGAAGTAATTGAGAAACGTGTTCCCGGAGACTATGAATTTGTCGTGGGAGCAGAGGAAAGAGCTGGAAATACCCGTCTTTTCATTACCAAGATAAAGATTAGAGACGGGAATTTCAGATCCAGAAAAGGTGACGCTGTACTTGCAAAATATGTGAAAAGGATTTTTGCCAGAAAGAAGGGGGATAGTTCTGGTCAACGCAGTTTCAGAAAAGGACCTTGGTGA
- a CDS encoding bifunctional nuclease family protein, whose protein sequence is MDIDIYEDFEEIHVKDVYIVDVFSDPTPVVLLENLKGEMLPIYIGHLEALSIGNVLKNISPPRPMAHDLMVNIFDRLDIKIEGVLIDDKVDKVYYARLLVKKDNSIMQFDARPSDCIALALRVGAPIRIRKRVLECSEIEMSRLEGARVINIFG, encoded by the coding sequence ATGGACATCGATATATACGAGGATTTTGAAGAAATTCATGTAAAAGATGTCTATATAGTCGATGTGTTCAGTGACCCTACCCCTGTTGTGCTTCTTGAGAACCTGAAAGGAGAAATGCTTCCTATATATATAGGTCATCTGGAAGCCCTTTCAATAGGGAACGTACTTAAAAACATTTCTCCTCCTCGCCCCATGGCGCATGACCTTATGGTCAATATTTTCGATCGCCTGGACATAAAAATTGAAGGCGTGTTAATTGACGATAAGGTGGATAAAGTATATTATGCCCGCCTTCTGGTAAAAAAAGATAACAGCATAATGCAGTTTGATGCACGACCAAGCGACTGCATTGCACTTGCGCTCAGGGTGGGAGCCCCGATAAGAATACGGAAGAGAGTGCTGGAATGTTCAGAGATAGAGATGTCCAGACTTGAAGGCGCACGCGTGATAAACATTTTCGGCTAA